The following is a genomic window from Actinomadura sp. WMMB 499.
GTCGCGCAGCGGGTCACGGTGGCGGGCCCGCCGGGGAACCGGGCGTTCCAGACGCTCGGCCGCTGGACGACTACGCGCAGTCGGTCGACCAGCGGGTCAAGATGGCGGGCTGGCTGGAGCTGTTCGAGAAGCGCGGCGGCAACGCGGTCTACCACAGCGTGATGACGTCCGATCTGGAGGGGCTGTCCGCCCTGTACGACCTGACGATCATCGCGGCGGGCAAGGGCGAGCTGGTCGAGCTGTTCGACCGGGACGCGAGCCGCTCGCCCTACGACCGTCCGCAGCGCAAGCTGTCGTGCATCTACGTGCACGGGATGACGCCGTGGCCCGACCACCCGGAGCCGCACGTGCGGATCACCGCGACGCCGGGCGTCGGGGAGCTGTTCTTCATGCCGGGCTACACCAACACCGGCGCCTGCGACATCCTGCTGTGGGAGGCGGTCCCCGGCGGCCCGTTCGACGTCTGGGACGACCGCCCGGACCCGGCGGGGCACCTCGCCCGGACGCTCGACATGATGCGGCGGTTCGCGCCGTGGGAGTACGAGCGGACGGTCGACGCGCAGCCGACCGACGCGCGCTGCACCCTCTACGGGGGTTACGCCCCGGTCGTCCGGCGCCCGGTCGGGACGCTGTCGGCGACCTCGCACGTCCTCGGCATGGCCGACGTCGTCGTCGCGAACGACCCCGTCACCGGGCAGGGGTCGAACAACGCGGTGCGCTGCGCCGAGATCTACTTCCGGTCGATCGTGGCGCGCGGCGACCGGCCGTTCGACCCTGCCTGGATGCAGGAGACGTTCGAGGCCTACTGGGACTACGCCAAGCACCCGACGGCCTACACGAACATGATGCTCGGGCCGCTCCCCGAGCACGTCCAGAAGGTGCTGGGGACGGCGGCGGTGAACGAGCAGGTCGCGTACCGGTTCGCCCACGGGTACGCCAATCCGGCCGATTTCTCGAACTGGCTGCTGGACCCCGCCAAGACCGAGGAGTACCTCGCGTCGGTCACCTGACCGGCCGTCACCGGCCGCCGACCTCCGCCACGCAGGACGCGACGAAGTCCTGGACGACCGGGTTCGCGTCGGCGGCCGGGGGCCAGGCGACCGCCACCCGGCTCGGGCCGACGCCGTCGACCGGGCGGTAGACGACGCCCGGACGGGCGTAGAAGCGGGCGGCCGACGCGGGCGCGAGAGCGACCCCGAGGCCGTTCGCGATGGCGCTCAGCCAGTCGTCCGGCTGCTCGGTGACGGCGCCGACGAGGGGCGGGCGGCCGTCCCGCTCGTCCGTCCCGAGCCAGTGCTCCCGCCAGGCGCCGGTCTCGGGCGGGGCCGCGACGAACGGCTCGTCCCACAGTTCCCGGAACGCGATCACCTCGCGCGCGGCGAGCGGGTGCGCGGCCGGGAGCGCGACGTGCCGCGGCTCGGTGAGCAGGTCCCGCACGCGGAAGCCGTCCTGGCCGGGGAAGGGGAGCCGCACGAGGGCGACGTCCACGGTCCCGTCGGCGAGGCCCGCGGCGGGGACCGACCAGGGCGCCTGCCGCATCTCGACCCGCCAGCCGGGGCGGCGCCGCGCGAATCCCGCGATGATGCGCGGGGTCGCCTCGTTCGCGGCGCTCGCGAGGTAGCCGACGTGCAGGACGCGCGCCGCCCGCCGGGACGCGGCCGTCGCCGCGCGCCACGCGTCGTCCCAGCCTTCCAGCAGGGCGGGCGCGCGGCCGGCGAGGGCCCGGCCGGGCTCGGTGAGCGCCATCCCGGCCCGCGACCGGCTGAACAGCCGGACACCGAGCCGGTTCTCGAGCTGCCGGATCTGCTTGGTCAGGGCGGGCTGGGAGACGAACAGCCGCTCCGCCGCGCGGGTCAGGTTGCCCTCCTCGGCCACGGTGACGAAGTACCGCAGCAGCCGGGTGTCGACATCCATGCCGCCAGGTTATGGACGGGTGTATTGGACGCCCGCGACGGCCCCCCGCGAGCCTGGTCGCATGCTGTTCATCGCCTACGCCGCCATCACCGTCGCCACGATCGCGGCGAACGCCGGTATGGCCGTCGCGGACTTCGCGAAGGCCCGGTTCGTGCTGGCCAACTCCGCCGAGGTCGGCGTCCCCGCCTCGTGGGTCCCCTACCTCGGGGCGCTCAAGGCCGCCGGTGCCGCCGGGCTCCTGCTCGGGCTCCTCGGCGTCCCCCACATCGGGATCGCCGCGGCCGCGGGGCTCGTCCTGTTCTTCGTCGGGGCCGTCGCCGTGCACGTCCGGACCCAGGTTTTCCACAACCTCGCGTTTCCCGGTGGATACCTCGCGCTCGCCGTAGCGTCTCTGGTGCTGGCCGCCGCACATTGACCGGACGCGCGGCGCACTAGCATCAGGCATTCGCGGCCGGACGGGAGAATGCGCGTGATCGACGAAGCCGTACGAGCGTCCAACGAACTGACGGCCAGGTGGGCGCGGCACGCCTGCACCGGGGAGTCGACCGCGCTGTCGGGTGCCGGGCTCTGGCCGCTGCTGGCGCTGCTGGCCGCCGCGGCGGAAGGGCCCGGACGCGCCGAACTGCAGGAGGCCGCCGGCTGCGACGCGGCCGTCGCCGACCGGGGCGCCCGCGAACTCCTGGAGGTGCTCGCGCGCGGCACCGCGATCGACGGCGCGTTCGGGCTCTGGACCCGGGCGGGCCTGCCGCTGGAACCGTGGTGGCTCGACGCCGCGCCCGGCGGCGGGTCGCGCGGCGAGCTGGGCGACGCCCCCGCCGCCGACCAGGCCCGGCTGGACGCGTGGGTCGAGCGGCACACACACGGGCAGCTGAAGCGCATGCCGGTGCGGATCGACCGCGACACCCTGATGGTGCTGGCGACCGCGCTGAGCATCGACACCCGGTGGCGACGGCCGTTCGAGGACGTCCCCTACCGCCCGGCGCACGGGCCGTGGTCGGGCCGCGAACTCGCCGGGCTGAGGGGCGGCGGCACCGATGTCGACCTGCTCTCGGTCGCCGACACCCCCGGCGGGCCGGTCACGCTGCTGCGCGTCGAGGGCGAGGACGACGTCGACGTGCACCTGTGCCTCGCCGCGCCGGACCGTCCGCCGGGCGAGGTCCTGGCCGCCGGGGTGACCGCGCTCGGCGGCGGCCACCCGGTCCGGCCGGGCACCGCGCTGATCGCCGGACCGGACGGCCCGAGGGCACCCGGCGCCGAACTGCGCACGATCACCTCGTTCGACCCGACTCCCGTCCTCCACCTGTACACCGTCCGGTTCGGCGTCACCGCCGGGCACGACCTGCTCGCCCGTCCCGGCCTGTTCGGCCTCGCCACCGTCGCGACCGACACCCGCGACGGTCACTTCCCGCGGATCTCCCGGATGCCGTTGAAGATCAGCCAGGGCCGGCAGGACGTCACCGCGACGTTCAGCGCCCGCGGTTTCAAGGCCGCGGCGGTCACCGCGTTCGCGGCCGTCGCCGGAGCGGCGCCGCCGCAGGGCAAGGCACCGATGCTGGACGTGGCGTTCGACCGTCCGTTCGGCTTCCTCGCCCGGCACCGCCCCACCGGGCTCGTCCTGCTGGCCGGATGGGTCGCCGACCCCGACCCCTGGCCGGAGGACGGCGGCGAGCAACCCTGGTGAGACGGCGGGGACGCCGCGCCCCGTGCGTCCGGCGGGTGCGTCAGCGGTGGCGGGGCGGACGTCCTGCGGGGGTTCCGGTGAGCGCGGACGCGTAGACGGCGAAGCCGAGCAGGCCCGCGACCATCATGGCGGAGCCGACGTGCACCACGGCCGAGCCGACCGCGGCGGCCCCGGACCAGGTGGGGTCGCCGTAGTCCGGGTCCATGATCATGGTCAGGCCCAGGAACGCGAGGGTGGCGGGGAACAGCCACGCCAGCCGGAGGCTCAGCCGGACCTGCCGGCCGTTCAGGCCGAGGCCGCCCAGGAACAGCGCCGTGCCGTACCCGACGGCCGCCACCAGCCGGCGCCAGTCGCCGTCCACCGCCGCGTTGACGAGCTGCACGGCGAAGTACGCTGCGCCCAGCAGCAGCAGGGTGCCGAGTGCGCGCATCCACGGTTGCGGCTCCGCGCCCGTCCGTCCGGCCGTCCGCGCGGCCGGCTCGCGCAGGCGGGCGAGCGTGCCCCCGTACAGGACCCACCCCGCGAGGCCTGCGGCGACGAGGACGGGGCCGAGGAGCTCCGGATCCGCGCTCCCGTAGTCCGTGTCCGCGAGCATGGCGAGGCCGGTGAACGTCAGCGTCGCCGGGAAGAGCCACGCGGCCCGGACGCAGAGACCGGTTCGCCATCCGCTGACGGCGAGACCTGCCAGCAGCAGGGACAGCGCCACCCCGGCCGCGGCGGCGGCCGTGCGCGGGTCGCCGCCGGTCATCTCGCCCGCCGCCCGGACGGCGCCGGTGAACGCGCCGAGCAGCAGGACGGCGCCGACGACGCGATCGCGCAGGCGAGGAACGGCGGGGAGTTCTGTGCCGGTTCGGTCGCTCATCCGGCGCATTGTCACATGCAAAACCGACCACTTACCCGATTACCGGTGCTTCCGACCGATATCGGCCACCCGGTTATCTCGCTCTGAAGACGCGGTTCCGGACGGCGAAGCCGTAGCCGGCGAGCCCTGCGACTCCGATGAGCAGGAAGATGACGCCCAAGCCGATCGCCTGCCCGTCGGACTCGACCCGTCCCCGCTCGGCGTCCCCGTTGAGGAAGGCCCCGTAGCCGGGGTCCGCCAGCAGGACGGTTCCCAGGAACAGCAGCGTCGCGGGGAAGATCCACAGCAGCCGGTTCACGAGGCGGGTCAGCCACCCGTTCATGGCCAAGCCGCCGAGCGCCAGCGACCCGGCCAGCCCGCCGACGATCACGCCGGAGCGCCAGTCGCCGCCCGTGCCCTCCGCCGCCACCCGCGCGACGGCGGCGATCGCCCCGGCGAACAGCGCGAACCCGAGGACCCGCGTCCCCACGGTCGCCCTCTCCCGAGCCGCCGGGCCTCCGTCCGGCCTGGCCGCCGATCCCTCGCCCGGCCCCGCCGGACCCCTGCCCGCGGCGGGCGGTTCGTCTGATTCGCTCACCGGACGATGATCCCACGGGACGGCCCGGTCGTGGCCGGGCGCGCGGGGTGTCAGCGGTGGGCGTGGACACCGTGGCGGCGCAGCGACAGGTCGACGGCGGTGTCCCAGTTGTCGGAGATCGCGGCGGAGAGTGCGTGGGCGTCGTCGCAGACCGCCCGCGCGACGTCCGCCGTCTCGGTGTCGCCGGCGCGGGCGGCGATGCGGCGGAGCATCTCCGCCCCGGCGATCTGCAGGTGGGCGGCCACGTAGCCGTCCCGGACGTGCCTGCCGACGTGGTTGCGGTGCCCCTTCAGCACGTCGGCGACGGAGCCCCACAGCATCTCGGCGTCCCGGACGATCGACGGGGAAGCATGGTGCGCGCGGAGCCGGTCCTCGATCGCGCGGGTGTGCTCGCGGTTGCGGTGGGCGAACTCCCCCAGGCGGCGGCTGAGATCCGGTTCGTCGGCGGCCGTGGTGAGCAGCTCGCTGAGGACGCCCTGCACGTGCTGCTGCAGCGCGTGCGCGTCCTTGAGGTAGTCGACCAGCTTCTTCTCGATCGTCGTCATGGGCGCCGTCCAGTCGTTCGCCTCTCACCGCCCCCTTGCCCTGCGGGAATGCCGCGAAACCGGACACCCCCGCTTGGCGCTGCCGGCGGGGGCCCGCCGCCGACCGGGCGGCGGGCGTCCCTCCGTTACTTGATCAGCGGGTCGCGGGGAAGGCCGAGGATGCGTTCGGCGATCTGGTTGCGGGTGATCTCCGAGGTGCCGCCGGCGATCGACATCGCCCGCGACCCGAGCCGCATCAGTCCCGCCATCTCCCCGAGGCCGTCGCCGAACGCCGTCTGCGGCCCGGCGAACTCGCCCAGCAGCGCGGCCGTGGCGTGCCCGTGCTCGGCCAGGACCAGCTTGGTGATGTTGCCCTCCGGTCCCGGCTCGCCGCCCGCCACGGCCCGCTCGGCGCTGCGCAGGTTCAGCAGCTTCAGCGCCCGCTCCTCCGC
Proteins encoded in this region:
- a CDS encoding serpin family protein; the encoded protein is MIDEAVRASNELTARWARHACTGESTALSGAGLWPLLALLAAAAEGPGRAELQEAAGCDAAVADRGARELLEVLARGTAIDGAFGLWTRAGLPLEPWWLDAAPGGGSRGELGDAPAADQARLDAWVERHTHGQLKRMPVRIDRDTLMVLATALSIDTRWRRPFEDVPYRPAHGPWSGRELAGLRGGGTDVDLLSVADTPGGPVTLLRVEGEDDVDVHLCLAAPDRPPGEVLAAGVTALGGGHPVRPGTALIAGPDGPRAPGAELRTITSFDPTPVLHLYTVRFGVTAGHDLLARPGLFGLATVATDTRDGHFPRISRMPLKISQGRQDVTATFSARGFKAAAVTAFAAVAGAAPPQGKAPMLDVAFDRPFGFLARHRPTGLVLLAGWVADPDPWPEDGGEQPW
- a CDS encoding DoxX family protein → MLFIAYAAITVATIAANAGMAVADFAKARFVLANSAEVGVPASWVPYLGALKAAGAAGLLLGLLGVPHIGIAAAAGLVLFFVGAVAVHVRTQVFHNLAFPGGYLALAVASLVLAAAH
- a CDS encoding LysR family transcriptional regulator, with protein sequence MDVDTRLLRYFVTVAEEGNLTRAAERLFVSQPALTKQIRQLENRLGVRLFSRSRAGMALTEPGRALAGRAPALLEGWDDAWRAATAASRRAARVLHVGYLASAANEATPRIIAGFARRRPGWRVEMRQAPWSVPAAGLADGTVDVALVRLPFPGQDGFRVRDLLTEPRHVALPAAHPLAAREVIAFRELWDEPFVAAPPETGAWREHWLGTDERDGRPPLVGAVTEQPDDWLSAIANGLGVALAPASAARFYARPGVVYRPVDGVGPSRVAVAWPPAADANPVVQDFVASCVAEVGGR
- a CDS encoding DUF892 family protein — encoded protein: MTTIEKKLVDYLKDAHALQQHVQGVLSELLTTAADEPDLSRRLGEFAHRNREHTRAIEDRLRAHHASPSIVRDAEMLWGSVADVLKGHRNHVGRHVRDGYVAAHLQIAGAEMLRRIAARAGDTETADVARAVCDDAHALSAAISDNWDTAVDLSLRRHGVHAHR
- a CDS encoding styrene monooxygenase/indole monooxygenase family protein, with amino-acid sequence MAGWLELFEKRGGNAVYHSVMTSDLEGLSALYDLTIIAAGKGELVELFDRDASRSPYDRPQRKLSCIYVHGMTPWPDHPEPHVRITATPGVGELFFMPGYTNTGACDILLWEAVPGGPFDVWDDRPDPAGHLARTLDMMRRFAPWEYERTVDAQPTDARCTLYGGYAPVVRRPVGTLSATSHVLGMADVVVANDPVTGQGSNNAVRCAEIYFRSIVARGDRPFDPAWMQETFEAYWDYAKHPTAYTNMMLGPLPEHVQKVLGTAAVNEQVAYRFAHGYANPADFSNWLLDPAKTEEYLASVT